caaTAAGAAGAGCCGCGAAAAAGCGAGGGCTTTGAGACCAGTTGAAGAACAACGAGAAATAGCGAGCAGGAGAGATCGACGGATTTAAAGGGAAGGGGAAGAAGTGTTGGATTTCTCCTCCGCTGCCACGACGGCGCTGATGGAGGAGGCGGCGAGTGGCGGCCACGCGGGAGCTGGTCGAACGAGGGTTCCCCGAAGACAAACCTCCCAAAACCTGATATTGTCACTCCGAGTTGGCCTTTGGCGCGGTCTCCTCAGTCCTCTCACTTCTGGGTCCCAAGGTGACTTAAAAGAGGAGTGGTGCTATCATATCTAATGGCGCTTGATAGACTGTTTTCAGTGGAAATTTTTTATTTGTATGTGGGTTCATCGAACCTGGACGTCTCAATCTTCGGCGGCGTCACACGATTTCCTTTATTTTCCTTAGGCTGGGATACATCAAATTATAAGATAATCgatttctaaaaattatttatctaaaatatatataaaaaaacaatTTATCATACTTTGTTagtgaaaaaattattttaaaaaataatatcgaAAAAATATTACCATATTTAATTGGAGATAATCATATACGTAAATATTGCTAAATTTTAAACAATACTTTTGAATAAATAATTcaagtaataattttttttccagttCATTTATTGGTCATTTATGCTCTACTTACATAAATGCTGTCGATATTAGCTATTTCGAATGCcaaaatatatttatacaaGTTAATAAAtacttttaaattaattatacatatattagaaaatattttgtttattataaagaaattttagtatattttgatatataaataaatatattaattattgatAAATCCCAtattagatttattgataatcaATAAGCATTtactaattatttattaataattaaaagttattaataaatatattaatatattaaataaaaattatttttgatatattaatccatttattatgtattaatgcaatattaatataatatattaatgtaattaatatttattagataatatattaatataatataagtaaGGACATTGCTGTCAACAAATGATAATCTTAAATTATCTCTACTTGATAGTCCAGCatggaaaaataaatataatcctCTTTAATGGtatttgttttactttttcttaTTCAATGCCGGATTTATTTTGCTATGCTAGATTACCCCCAACCAAATAGGCCCTAAGTGTAGAATAGGTCCCACTTGAGGCATCTAATTGGAATTGGGGATAAATTATCAAATGGAAGGAGGGAATAATGACTTTGATCTGATAaataaatttcaatttttaGCTGGTTTTTTTGTATGttgttttaaataaaatttttactgTTTATTATGCTTTATTTGAAAATCGAATATATAGAAAGTGAATTGGGTGACGGAATTTTTGTGTGAtggataaataaaaaattattatatttatattttttttggtacatatatTTATACTTTGATTGTAGAGATAtaaaatctaatatgactagagTTGATTATGGACCGCGACTTGGGCTTAAACCTATATTTATCATCAGTCAGACTTCGGATTTGTCTTATTTAAAATTTCATAGTGTCCGTATCTAAGGTCGGCCCATGGATAGCTTTAAATATGACCTATAACTCATGGTCTAACTTTAGTGGATTATGAACCAAATCATCTGACgtattttgtattttttattgAAGATAGGTAAGAATTATTGATTGAAATCTAAAAAAAGAGGAGACTTGAATCCAAATAAATGGTATCCAACCCTTAGCAAGTTTCCAAGCAACATGGCACCCTTGAGTATTCTTTTATATTTGATGCTTCGCTTTCTTAATTAGTGTGGATGTTACCTAACATCTGCGAAGTCCAACTCTATACAAACAATATCGAACAAACTTAACAATATAGCACCATCGCCTTCATTCATGCCTAGAACATACTCCTTACGCTCAGAATTCACCAAGAGTTCATTCCTACACTGAAAAGATTTTAGAAAGAAATAGCACCATCGCCTTCATTCATGCCTGGACCATATACTCCTTAAGCTCAGAATTCAGCAAGAGTTGTGGAACATCAAACATGTACAGATTTTAAACAAAAGGTCTTGTTATAAACGACACAAGCATGAATTAGGACATGCCACCATTCTGAATCTTCTGTAAATAATACATTTTGTGGGTGCATGTACTTCTACTGTATTGGATATCAATGCAACAGAGAAACTTGCAAAAAAATGGCAGCCATAAACTCCAAGATAGCTGTCAAATCACTAACAGCGGGAAGCTCGAATGGGGATGGAGAAAAGCAACCAATTTTGCCGAATGCAAGGAAATCCACCAACATGAAGTTCAGAATTTATGCCAATAAAGATACAACAATCTAACCCTAAACCCCATATTTAGATTTGAGATTTTAGATGCAGAAAATCATATAAATGAAAATCACCTGCATGTAATGTTAACCTAAAATCAAGATTTGCGCTCTATCAAGTGGGGCTTAACATGAAAAGGGATACAATTTAGGCCTACTTTCCCTCAACATTAGACTCCATgtgagaaagaaataaagatgaaaaaaaaaacatctctaAGTGTGCGCATCTTTCATTTGCTATGTTTTTGCTTTAGCATCCAGATAAATAGTTCGATATCAAACCTCGAGAAGAATAGTCCAATTGATTTGATGGTCATAAATATCTTCCGGCAAATAAGATTAAGCAATAATTTatcaattaaactttatgagaacaaaaaagaagagaataaaGTAGATGACTAGCGGAGTTGATAAGCACTGCATGACAAACGACACAAATAACAAAGAAAATCCTATGCTTGTCCTTGTTGTAACATGGTTGGTACTATGATACAAAAACAACCTAAAATGCCGGACGTGGTTTTGCTGACAGGGGTTATATCAGTACAAAAAAATAGTTTAGATTCGCCATGTACTTGGCAAATAAAAGCACACTATCAGCACAACAATTAACAAAATTCATTGAAAATTCCAAAGGAGCATATTTGAATAATAAGATTAGAGCATCTACTTAGAAAAACATATTGCTAGCAGTTCTGTGAAATAGTTGGTCAGACAGGTGCGCAATGATGCATTAAGTTGAGCTAACTAGACATCATTCTATCATCGGCATGACAATTACAGAAGTTCACTAGAAATTGCTCAGGAGAATATCTAAATAATAAGACAAGATTTATTTGGTTCTCAGCAACAGAATAAAGAATGTCCAAAGAAACATCTATCACTAAGCTCTCAAAAATTTTCATTGTCGTGACACTACTACAGTAGTAACCAGGTGCCCATTTATGCATTAAGTTTGAACTAGACAGCCAATTGATTTCAAAACCACTATACGTGACCTAAAGTCAATCCAAAACTCAGTTTCAGTGAGGGGCTCAATGCAAAAGACTTCGAGGTAGCTTGATCTCATCTCATCATTCTGCATATGAGCTGATGGCATATACACCGAGTCCTCTCGTCTGGCCAGGAGAGCCTCCTTTAAGTGAGGATACATCAAGCAAAAATCTACTCAAGAAAGACAGGGAATTAGACCATGAGGAACATATGATAGAATCCAAAACAAGTCAAATTGATTCTTACAAGCTAGTGATTGCTTTTCCTAGTTCAGAAGTTCCACAGCGCATCAGAATTTTTTGGTCTTTGATGGACACCGAGTGACTCACGGGAATTTCGAAACTTCTCACAGCTGAAACATTACGAGATTATTCCAGCTGCCATGACTTCAAATATAGCAAACTTCAAAAGATCAAATACAGTAAACAACAGCCAAATCAAAAACTATACTTACTCGGCTGATAATTAGCATTAGTGCCATCATCTAACATGAGTAATTTCTGCAAGAATAAAAATTCTGTGAGGAAAAGGAAAAACCATGAAACTTGGCTAACTTTtatcagcaaaaaaaaatctggaaaGCATGCATTATATCTGAAAAACCTTTTCCTCACAGCAAAAAATTCTGTGAGGAAAAGGAAAAACCATGAAACTTGACTAACTTTtatcagcaaaaaaaaatctggaaaGCATGCATTATAGTTCAtgttaaaagaatataaaaCCTTAAGATTCTCATAACATGTTTCCAGGTCATCATTCACCAAGATATGATCAAATAGACCCAGAGATTTTCCTTCCTCAAGTTCTGCTCGTGCATTTCTAAGTCTCTTTTGGACCTGTTCCTCGGTCTCCGTTCGCCTATGTACAAGAAAATCAGTGCATTAAGACATACACACTAAGCTCAAAGTAAAGAGCAATGTGAAAACAGTGGAAACAAATAATCCATAAAGAATTTGAGAATTTAAATACCTTGAACGAAGGCGCTTCTCAAGTTCCTCAAATGAAGGTGGGCGGATAAAGATAAATAATGCTTCAAGGGAACTAGACCTCACAGATCTAGCACCTTGAACATCAATATCGAGGATGCATCTCTACAATTGAGAGGGGAATTATATATGTAAGCTATCAAGTTCGAGGAGATACTAAACTGGCACTCATCTTCATGTTTGTCACCAATAGAAGAAGCAGAGCATTTAAATTTACCTTTCCAGCTTCTGCGACTGCTTCAACTGCTTCAATACTTGTTCCATAAAGATTTCCATGAACTAATGCTGATTCAAGGAATTTCCCGTCTCTTATCTCTTTCTCCATGGTGCTTCGTTCAGTGAAGTGGTAGTGAACTCCATCAATCTCCTTTTCTCTTGGAGCTCGGGTTGTGTGACTCACAGAAAATCCAAAGGTTGTTGGGAATTCTTTCATTAGCTTCGAAATTAGTGTGCCTTTACCTACTCCAGAGGGACCACTAATGACTACAGGCTTGGGGCCTTCACCTACAACCCCCTTGCTCCAAGCAACCACCTCGGCACCAAGTAACTTACTTTGTTCTTTTACATATGGGCTGCCCACCTAGCATATAATCCATATAGAGGTTCTTAATAAAAAGGAAAGTAACACCcaaaaaagaattaaaaacaTTTCCCATGATCATCAATATATTCTAATTGTTGGAGTGGTAGCTTATCAACAAGCATCTGCCACAAGTCTCCTCTGCAAGTAAACTATGCAggtattcttttttttcacaTTTTGAACTCAATGAACTCAGCAATAGTTAGTATGGTCATTAGCTAGTGGCATTGCTGTGTGCCACCAAGTTGCATCTAAAAAGACTGGTCTCGCAAACACTCTTCAGTCAAGATAATACTGCATGCAATTTCTGCTATGAAATTGGTAACTATGGATATCAATCCCTTCTACACCCTCTATTCGTTATGCTCATCAGCTGCTCTCAGGCTACCGACAAAGTAGTTTTGGAACAAATATTTGGAAATACCAGACCATATAGTGTTTAATATTATAACACTTAGTGAAGTGATTGGCAGCCACAATTCAAATTTGTCAGGTAATATCTGAACCAGTACAAAACCAACTAAAATATCTGGCACGTATTAATCATTGCCATGATAAGTGCTTTAAAAAGTTAAAAGCATAGGCAAGGCGCTTCAGCCTGAAAATGCAAGGTGTAAGCCTCAAGGTGTTTTAAAGCATAAGCCACAATTATAAGCCTTAAAAAACAATAAGCATATCATTTATGTGACGCTTCCAACCATTTATTGCCCTGCATTAAAGATCCAGGAGCTTAAGGTGTCGACAGAGATAAGGAAACGAGTTTATATCTTCCTTGAGGGCATAATCGTCATTGGCCATTAGTCaaacatgttaaatttcatttttttatatctTAAAGAGATATTGTGCTAGGATATTAAGAGTTATAGACCTCTTTGTTGCCTTAAAAATCCTCACAAGGGGTATGTTTTAATTTGTAAGCGGAAGCCTTAGTCAATGATCACAAGGTGGAAACCTTGAGGCTTTTTTTCTTTGACAGTCTCGCCTCAAGGTGTAAGCTTTTTAAGCTTCAAGTTCAGCTTCTTAAAACCATGGTTGTGACATGATTCATGAGCATAACAAGTTGAATAAAGAcactttaatattttcttctaAAAACATTATTCAAAGAAGCTTGTATTGCATGTATTATAAAGCAGTTTGCAGTAGTCAAACCTCAAGAAACCAGAAACAGTCATCTGCAGAACAATCCGCCTTAAGAATTAAAATCCGATCATCGTTTACAGGAACAGCTGAGTGGCCATTTGATGGCCTCGGTTTTGTACCCAATACAGTAGGAATTAACCTGCCAGTTCAACCAAAAACTGGGTATTTCAACTGTAGCCTCAGAATTAGAGCAGCAAAAAAATGGGCATGGACCACAGAGTTACCATTTTCCTGTTGACTTGTCAAAAATTTTGACATCAATCCACAATTTCGCTGCATCCCTTGATCCTTCAACCACATACTGAACATATACATGAACAACTGTTAAGATCTCACATAACCATACTGTTATTGGAATATAAAATCAgcgaaaaaacaaaaacaacgtTGAGCTACTGTGGCCACTTACTATCTTGTCGTTGACAAGAGTAGCTGTCTGATGGCCTTTGGATTCTGAATCATAGCCAACAGACAAAAGTCCATCTGGAATATCTAAAAGATTACCTGGCGCCTCCTGTCCCTGATCAAAATTCAAATAGATCAAGACTCTCAGGCCCACATTTCCTACCCTTGAAACCGACTAACCAGAAAACTTGACACCTAGTTTACCAAGAACGCTGTTaacttagaatttagaattactTTGCTTTCTTAACAATGATGCTGCTATTCCAAAAGAATCATCTTACCATGAAGAGTTTCCTTGTCTCCGATTCAGCCTTCTAAACTGGAAAACAAGAGAAAAGATTCCCATCAAGAGACAATACCCATCAAATACACACTTAAATTTCAGCAAAGGTTTCATGTTTAGAGAA
The sequence above is drawn from the Phoenix dactylifera cultivar Barhee BC4 unplaced genomic scaffold, palm_55x_up_171113_PBpolish2nd_filt_p 000007F, whole genome shotgun sequence genome and encodes:
- the LOC103704567 gene encoding guanylate kinase 1-like, producing MGQEAPGNLLDIPDGLLSVGYDSESKGHQTATLVNDKIYVVEGSRDAAKLWIDVKIFDKSTGKWLIPTVLGTKPRPSNGHSAVPVNDDRILILKADCSADDCFWFLEVGSPYVKEQSKLLGAEVVAWSKGVVGEGPKPVVISGPSGVGKGTLISKLMKEFPTTFGFSVSHTTRAPREKEIDGVHYHFTERSTMEKEIRDGKFLESALVHGNLYGTSIEAVEAVAEAGKRCILDIDVQGARSVRSSSLEALFIFIRPPSFEELEKRLRSRRTETEEQVQKRLRNARAELEEGKSLGLFDHILVNDDLETCYENLKKLLMLDDGTNANYQPTVRSFEIPVSHSVSIKDQKILMRCGTSELGKAITSLFLLDVSSLKGGSPGQTRGLGVYAISSYAE